In Scatophagus argus isolate fScaArg1 chromosome 14, fScaArg1.pri, whole genome shotgun sequence, the following proteins share a genomic window:
- the rcc1l gene encoding RCC1-like G exchanging factor-like protein isoform X1, with protein MAFPCVRLCARHKSAGLQVCGYATLRKASGPEEKRGTDPVFQYVAQHKKPTHKVFVWGFSFTGALGIPSFVVPDSGRKKPRKYQLTPYRLETAEQISSAACGYGFTLIASPTKDVTKLWGMGLNKDSQLGFQRTQHSRHQSYDYVLEPSPVALPLVEPLQTRVLQVACGRAHSLVLTDKEGVFSMGNNAYGQCGRRIVEDEVYSGSHVIHKMEGFSCRVVQVACGQDHSLFLTETGQVLACGWGADGQTGLGHHNISSNPVEVGGDLAGVEVKQISTYGDCSLAVSRDGQLFGWGNSEYLQLASVTEATQINTPRHLPLKGCGKVVQAACGGTQVAVLNERGEVFVWGYGILGKGPKLSESSTPEMIPPTLFGRSEFNPSVAVSRIRCGLSHFAAVTDRGELFVWGKNVRGCLGIGKRDDQYFPWRVTVPGQVVDVACGVDHMVALVKSLL; from the exons ATGGCTTTTCCATGTGTGCGACTGTGCGCTCGACACAAGAGCGCAGGGCTTCAAGTCTGCGGTTATGCGACACTCAGGAAAGCATCCGGACCTGAGGAGAAACGCGGCACAGATCCGGTTTTTCAGTATGTCGCTCAGCACAAAAAGCCCACtcacaaagtgtttgtgtggggCTTCAGCTTCACTGGTGCTCTGGGTATCCCCAGCTTTGTGGTGCCAGACAGCGGCAGGAAGAAGCCCCGCAAATACCAGCTGACTCCTTACCGGTTGGAGACCGCAGAGCAG ATCTCTTCTGCCGCTTGTGGTTATGGCTTCACTCTCATCGCCTCCCCAACCAAAGATGTTACCAAACTGTGGGGCATGGGCCTCAACAAGGACTCTCAGCTGGGCTTCCAGCGCACACAACACAGCCGCC ATCAGAGCTATGACTACGTGTTGGAACCCTCCCCGGTGGCTCTGCCTCTCGTCGAGCCTCTACAGACCCGAGTGCTTCAGGTGGCCTGCGGTCGCGCTCACTCTCTGGTCCTCACCGACAAAGAGGGAG tTTTCAGTATGGGCAACAATGCGTACGGTCAGTGTGGACGGCGGATCGTTGAAGACGAAGTCTACAG CGGCAGTCACGTCATTCACAAGATGGAGGGCTTCAGCTGCCGGGTCGTCCAG GTGGCCTGTGGACAGGACCACAGTCTCTTCCTCACAGAGACAGGACAAGTCTTGGCGTGCGGGTGGGGAGCAGATGGACAGACGG GTCTGGGGCACCACAACATAAGCTCCAATCCGGTGGAGGTGGGAGGCGATCTGGCCGGGGTGGAGGTGAAGCAAATCAGCACGTATGGCGACTGCAGCCTGGCCGTGTCCAGAGACGGACAGCTGTTTGGATGGGGGAACTCTGAATACCTGCAGCTGGCCTCGGTGACTGAGGCCACACAG ATCAACACTCCTCGACACCTTCCTCTGAAAGGCTGTGGAAAGGTGGTTCAGGCAGCCTGTGGAGGCACACAGGTGGCCGTTCTCAACg AGAGGGGAGAGGTGTTTGTGTGGGGCTATGGCATTCTTGGAAAAGGTCCCAAACTGTCCGAATCGTCCACCCCTGAGATGATTCCCCCCACGCTGTTTGGACGCTCAGAGTTCAACCCCTCAGTCGCTGTCAGCAGGATCAGGTGTGGCCTCAGTCACTTTGCCGCAGTGACAG ATCGAGGCGAGCTCTTCGTCTGGGGGAAGAATGTGAGAGGTTGTTTGGGCATCGGCAAGAGAGACGACCAGTACTTCCCGTGGCGT GTGACTGTTCCCGGCCAGGTGGTGGACGTAGCGTGTGGTGTTGACCACATGGTGGCGCTGGTGAAGTCCCTCCTGTGA
- the tlcd5b gene encoding TLC domain-containing protein 5, whose translation MPLLEVICSLIGWFSLYLLFCHTFAQRGPEWNCRLVTLSHGVLIVLLTAYVVFIDGPWPFTHAGTENTELQTFSLAVCLGYFFFDMGWCVCNRSEGPVMLAHHAASIAGILLALLMGVSGCETCGVIFGSEITNPLLQTRWFLRRLGLYDGLLGDAVDLLFILLFATVRVGVGTVMFYCELTSPRTTLVMKLGGVVMYGIAWVFMVDIARFGYKKSRAKYKRWREKHKLKEPEGLPDKRD comes from the exons ATGCCGCTGCTGGAGGTGATCTGCAGCCTGATTGGCTGGTTCTCGCTCTACCTGCTCTTCTGCCACACCTTCGCTCAGCGGGGGCCCGAGTGGAACTGCCGCCTCGTCACTTTGTCCCACGGGGTCCTCATAGTCCTGCTCACAGCCTACGTGGTCTTCATAGACGGGCCCTGGCCTTTCACACATGCCG GTACAGAAAACACCGAGCTCCAGACCTTCTCCCTGGCCGTCTGCCTGGGCTACTTCTTCTTCGACATGGGCTGGTGCGTGTGCAACCGCAGCGAGGGCCCCGTCATGCTGGCGCACCACGCCGCCAGCATCGCGGGCATCCTGCTGGCCCTGCTCATGGGCGTGTCGGGCTGCGAGACCTGCGGCGTCATCTTCGGCAGCGAGATCACCAACCCGCTGCTGCAGACCCGCTGGTTCCTGCGCCGGCTGGGCCTGTACGACGGCCTGCTGGGCGACGCCGTGGACCTGCTCTTCATCCTGCTGTTCGCCACCGTGCGAGTGGGCGTCGGCACTGTGATGTTCTACTGCGAGCTCACGTCCCCCAGGACCACGCTGGTCATGAAGCTGGGCGGCGTGGTCATGTACGGGATAGCCTGGGTGTTCATGGTGGACATCGCCAGATTTGGCTACAAGAAAAGCAGGGCCAAGTACAAAAGGTGGCGAGAGAAGCACAAGCTCAAAGAACCGGAAGGGCTTCCGGATAAGCGTGACTGA
- the rcc1l gene encoding RCC1-like G exchanging factor-like protein isoform X2 — translation MRRRFTVKKSTGRRRIFFLFLGKQTRGSDIETYSYYFGSFTSASEKSKLIPPPVGHIIKPRSNRRPRMAFPCVRLCARHKSAGLQVCGYATLRKASGPEEKRGTDPVFQYVAQHKKPTHKVFVWGFSFTGALGIPSFVVPDSGRKKPRKYQLTPYRLETAEQISSAACGYGFTLIASPTKDVTKLWGMGLNKDSQLGFQRTQHSRHQSYDYVLEPSPVALPLVEPLQTRVLQVACGRAHSLVLTDKEGVFSMGNNAYGQCGRRIVEDEVYSGSHVIHKMEGFSCRVVQVACGQDHSLFLTETGQVLACGWGADGQTGLGHHNISSNPVEVGGDLAGVEVKQISTYGDCSLAVSRDGQLFGWGNSEYLQLASVTEATQINTPRHLPLKGCGKVVQAACGGTQVAVLNERGEVFVWGYGILGKGPKLSESSTPEMIPPTLFGRSEFNPSVAVSRIRCGLSHFAAVTDRGELFVWGKNVRGCLGIGKRDDQYFPWRVTVPGQVVDVACGVDHMVALVKSLL, via the exons ATGAGACGAAGGTTTACAGTAAAGAAAAGCACGGGTAGAAGAAGaatctttttcctcttcctgggAAAACAAACGCGCGGTAGTGACATTGAAACATATTCTTACTATTTCGGCTCGTTCACATCAGCTTCTGAAAAGAGCAAATTAATTCCTCCACCTGTGGGACACATTATTAAACCTCGGTCTAACAGAAGGCCAAG GATGGCTTTTCCATGTGTGCGACTGTGCGCTCGACACAAGAGCGCAGGGCTTCAAGTCTGCGGTTATGCGACACTCAGGAAAGCATCCGGACCTGAGGAGAAACGCGGCACAGATCCGGTTTTTCAGTATGTCGCTCAGCACAAAAAGCCCACtcacaaagtgtttgtgtggggCTTCAGCTTCACTGGTGCTCTGGGTATCCCCAGCTTTGTGGTGCCAGACAGCGGCAGGAAGAAGCCCCGCAAATACCAGCTGACTCCTTACCGGTTGGAGACCGCAGAGCAG ATCTCTTCTGCCGCTTGTGGTTATGGCTTCACTCTCATCGCCTCCCCAACCAAAGATGTTACCAAACTGTGGGGCATGGGCCTCAACAAGGACTCTCAGCTGGGCTTCCAGCGCACACAACACAGCCGCC ATCAGAGCTATGACTACGTGTTGGAACCCTCCCCGGTGGCTCTGCCTCTCGTCGAGCCTCTACAGACCCGAGTGCTTCAGGTGGCCTGCGGTCGCGCTCACTCTCTGGTCCTCACCGACAAAGAGGGAG tTTTCAGTATGGGCAACAATGCGTACGGTCAGTGTGGACGGCGGATCGTTGAAGACGAAGTCTACAG CGGCAGTCACGTCATTCACAAGATGGAGGGCTTCAGCTGCCGGGTCGTCCAG GTGGCCTGTGGACAGGACCACAGTCTCTTCCTCACAGAGACAGGACAAGTCTTGGCGTGCGGGTGGGGAGCAGATGGACAGACGG GTCTGGGGCACCACAACATAAGCTCCAATCCGGTGGAGGTGGGAGGCGATCTGGCCGGGGTGGAGGTGAAGCAAATCAGCACGTATGGCGACTGCAGCCTGGCCGTGTCCAGAGACGGACAGCTGTTTGGATGGGGGAACTCTGAATACCTGCAGCTGGCCTCGGTGACTGAGGCCACACAG ATCAACACTCCTCGACACCTTCCTCTGAAAGGCTGTGGAAAGGTGGTTCAGGCAGCCTGTGGAGGCACACAGGTGGCCGTTCTCAACg AGAGGGGAGAGGTGTTTGTGTGGGGCTATGGCATTCTTGGAAAAGGTCCCAAACTGTCCGAATCGTCCACCCCTGAGATGATTCCCCCCACGCTGTTTGGACGCTCAGAGTTCAACCCCTCAGTCGCTGTCAGCAGGATCAGGTGTGGCCTCAGTCACTTTGCCGCAGTGACAG ATCGAGGCGAGCTCTTCGTCTGGGGGAAGAATGTGAGAGGTTGTTTGGGCATCGGCAAGAGAGACGACCAGTACTTCCCGTGGCGT GTGACTGTTCCCGGCCAGGTGGTGGACGTAGCGTGTGGTGTTGACCACATGGTGGCGCTGGTGAAGTCCCTCCTGTGA